In one Bactrocera tryoni isolate S06 chromosome 5, CSIRO_BtryS06_freeze2, whole genome shotgun sequence genomic region, the following are encoded:
- the LOC120776440 gene encoding myrosinase 1-like isoform X3, with product MEKLYLHLITFLCMIALSVCLSTGPPVEPKKRQFPHGFIWGIGSSPYQIEGAWNESGKGESIWDHLTHNYPEKIADQSNGDIACDSYHQWRRDVQMLRDLNVHVYRFSISWPRILPGGYMNNVNSEGIRHYNDLINELLHYNITPMVTIYHWDLPQRLQELGGWTNPEIIPVFKDYARLLFEMYGDRVKIWTTINEPTFICEYGYSVDYMAPSYNYPGIPNYLCGHYLLKAHAEVVHMYRDHYQEVQKGKIGFTMHTSYMQPKTDSDDDREASERALQFYLGWFAHPIFSKSGNYPQIMIDRIGNFSKQQGFTRSRLPEYTEEEIIRIRGTADFFGLNTYTTSRVTFNDQNNTANFPVPSFSHDMGVVEDDDPNWPDTQSPVFKVVPSGMYSLLMWIVREYDNPPIIVTENGVSYESDLEDYKRIDFLNAYLSAILDAIEDGANVQGYNYWSLMDSFEWIVGYTAHFGLYHVDFNHPNRTRTPKIAAKVYAQICKTNTIDSSYRPTLNESQTNTMAQLPEVEAVGNSTSILFH from the exons ATGGAGAAATTGTATCTGCATTTGATAACATTTTTGTGCATGATCGCGCTAAGTGTCTGCTTGTCAAC AGGCCCACCAGTGGAAccaaaaaaacgacaatttccTCACGGCTTCATTTGGGGCATCGGTTCGTCACCATATCAAATTGAGGGTGCTTGGAATGAATCTGGCAAAGGAGAATCAATTTGGGATCATCTAACACACAATTACCCGGAAAAAATTGCTGATCAGTCAAATGGGGATATTGCATGTGACAGCTATCATCag TGGCGTCGCGATGTACAAATGCTGCGTGACCTAAACGTACACGTGTATCGATTTTCGATCTCATGGCCCCGCATCTTGCCGGGCGGCTATATGAATAATGTCAACAGTGAAGGTATTCGCCACTACAATGATCTGATTAACGAGCTTCTGCACTATAATATTACACCAATGGTCACAATCTATCACTGGGATCTACCACAACGTTTACAAGAATTGGGTGGCTGGACCAATCCCGAAATTATACCAGTATTTAAAGATTATGCGCGTCTATTGTTCGAGATGTATGGCGATCGTGTAAAGATCTGGACAACGATCAATGAACCGACGTTTATATGTGAATATGGTTATAGTGTTGATTATATGGCGCCCTCCTATAATTATCCTGGAATTCCGAACTATTTGTGCGGACACTATTTACTAAAGGCACATGCCGAAGTGGTGCATATGTATCGTGACCACTATCAGGAAGTACAGAAGGGCAAAATCGGTTTTACTATGCACACATCGTATATGCAACCCAAAACGGATTCGGACGATGATCGCGAAGCATCTGAGCgtgctttgcaattctatttGGGCTGGTTTGCACATCCGATATTCTCGAAAAGTGGCAACTATCCGCAAATCATGATCGATCGCATAGGTAATTTTAGCAAACAACAAGGTTTCACTCGTTCACGTTTACCGGAATACACAGAGGAAGAAATAATTCGTATACGCGGAACTGCGGATTTCTTTGGCCTTAATACGTACACAACTAGCCGAGTGACGTTCAACGATCAAAACAATACTGCTAATTTTCCCGTGCCGTCATTCAGTCACGATATGGGCGTCGTCGAGGATGACGATCCCAACTGGCCCGATACGCAATCCCCAGTGTTTAAG GTCGTTCCCAGTGGCATGTACAGTTTACTAATGTGGATCGTGCGAGAATATGACAATCCGCCTATAATTGTGACTGAAAATGGCGTAAGCTACGAAAGCGACCTTGAGGATTACAAACGCATTGATTTTCTCAACGCCTATCTATCCG CCATTTTGGATGCCATTGAAGATGGTGCAAATGTACAGGGATACAATTATTGGAGCTTGATGGATAGTTTCGAGTGGATAGTTGGCTATAC AGCACATTTCGGTCTCTACCACGTGGACTTCAATCATCCGAATCGCACTCGTACGCCTAAGATCGCCGCCAAGGTCTACGCACAAATTTGCAAGACGAACACGATTGATTCGAGCTATCGGCCAACATTGAATGAATCCCAAACTAACACGATGGCACAGTTACCCGAAGTTGAGGCCGTTGGCAATTCTACATCGA TTCTTTTCCACTGA
- the LOC120776440 gene encoding myrosinase 1-like isoform X1: MEKLYLHLITFLCMIALSVCLSTGPPVEPKKRQFPHGFIWGIGSSPYQIEGAWNESGKGESIWDHLTHNYPEKIADQSNGDIACDSYHQWRRDVQMLRDLNVHVYRFSISWPRILPGGYMNNVNSEGIRHYNDLINELLHYNITPMVTIYHWDLPQRLQELGGWTNPEIIPVFKDYARLLFEMYGDRVKIWTTINEPTFICEYGYSVDYMAPSYNYPGIPNYLCGHYLLKAHAEVVHMYRDHYQEVQKGKIGFTMHTSYMQPKTDSDDDREASERALQFYLGWFAHPIFSKSGNYPQIMIDRIGNFSKQQGFTRSRLPEYTEEEIIRIRGTADFFGLNTYTTSRVTFNDQNNTANFPVPSFSHDMGVVEDDDPNWPDTQSPVFKVVPSGMYSLLMWIVREYDNPPIIVTENGVSYESDLEDYKRIDFLNAYLSAILDAIEDGANVQGYNYWSLMDSFEWIVGYTAHFGLYHVDFNHPNRTRTPKIAAKVYAQICKTNTIDSSYRPTLNESQTNTMAQLPEVEAVGNSTSSASTIYNTLTGRSWHNITLLLSILTVTVLFH, from the exons ATGGAGAAATTGTATCTGCATTTGATAACATTTTTGTGCATGATCGCGCTAAGTGTCTGCTTGTCAAC AGGCCCACCAGTGGAAccaaaaaaacgacaatttccTCACGGCTTCATTTGGGGCATCGGTTCGTCACCATATCAAATTGAGGGTGCTTGGAATGAATCTGGCAAAGGAGAATCAATTTGGGATCATCTAACACACAATTACCCGGAAAAAATTGCTGATCAGTCAAATGGGGATATTGCATGTGACAGCTATCATCag TGGCGTCGCGATGTACAAATGCTGCGTGACCTAAACGTACACGTGTATCGATTTTCGATCTCATGGCCCCGCATCTTGCCGGGCGGCTATATGAATAATGTCAACAGTGAAGGTATTCGCCACTACAATGATCTGATTAACGAGCTTCTGCACTATAATATTACACCAATGGTCACAATCTATCACTGGGATCTACCACAACGTTTACAAGAATTGGGTGGCTGGACCAATCCCGAAATTATACCAGTATTTAAAGATTATGCGCGTCTATTGTTCGAGATGTATGGCGATCGTGTAAAGATCTGGACAACGATCAATGAACCGACGTTTATATGTGAATATGGTTATAGTGTTGATTATATGGCGCCCTCCTATAATTATCCTGGAATTCCGAACTATTTGTGCGGACACTATTTACTAAAGGCACATGCCGAAGTGGTGCATATGTATCGTGACCACTATCAGGAAGTACAGAAGGGCAAAATCGGTTTTACTATGCACACATCGTATATGCAACCCAAAACGGATTCGGACGATGATCGCGAAGCATCTGAGCgtgctttgcaattctatttGGGCTGGTTTGCACATCCGATATTCTCGAAAAGTGGCAACTATCCGCAAATCATGATCGATCGCATAGGTAATTTTAGCAAACAACAAGGTTTCACTCGTTCACGTTTACCGGAATACACAGAGGAAGAAATAATTCGTATACGCGGAACTGCGGATTTCTTTGGCCTTAATACGTACACAACTAGCCGAGTGACGTTCAACGATCAAAACAATACTGCTAATTTTCCCGTGCCGTCATTCAGTCACGATATGGGCGTCGTCGAGGATGACGATCCCAACTGGCCCGATACGCAATCCCCAGTGTTTAAG GTCGTTCCCAGTGGCATGTACAGTTTACTAATGTGGATCGTGCGAGAATATGACAATCCGCCTATAATTGTGACTGAAAATGGCGTAAGCTACGAAAGCGACCTTGAGGATTACAAACGCATTGATTTTCTCAACGCCTATCTATCCG CCATTTTGGATGCCATTGAAGATGGTGCAAATGTACAGGGATACAATTATTGGAGCTTGATGGATAGTTTCGAGTGGATAGTTGGCTATAC AGCACATTTCGGTCTCTACCACGTGGACTTCAATCATCCGAATCGCACTCGTACGCCTAAGATCGCCGCCAAGGTCTACGCACAAATTTGCAAGACGAACACGATTGATTCGAGCTATCGGCCAACATTGAATGAATCCCAAACTAACACGATGGCACAGTTACCCGAAGTTGAGGCCGTTGGCAATTCTACATCGAGTGCGAGTACTATATACAACACATTAACCGGTCGAAGTTGGCATAACATAACATTACTTTTGTCAATTTTAACCGTTACAGTTCTTTTCCACTGA
- the LOC120776440 gene encoding myrosinase 1-like isoform X2, which produces MEKLYLHLITFLCMIALSVCLSTGPPVEPKKRQFPHGFIWGIGSSPYQIEGAWNESGKGESIWDHLTHNYPEKIADQSNGDIACDSYHQWRRDVQMLRDLNVHVYRFSISWPRILPGGYMNNVNSEGIRHYNDLINELLHYNITPMVTIYHWDLPQRLQELGGWTNPEIIPVFKDYARLLFEMYGDRVKIWTTINEPTFICEYGYSVDYMAPSYNYPGIPNYLCGHYLLKAHAEVVHMYRDHYQEVQKGKIGFTMHTSYMQPKTDSDDDREASERALQFYLGWFAHPIFSKSGNYPQIMIDRIGNFSKQQGFTRSRLPEYTEEEIIRIRGTADFFGLNTYTTSRVTFNDQNNTANFPVPSFSHDMGVVEDDDPNWPDTQSPVFKVVPSGMYSLLMWIVREYDNPPIIVTENGVSYESDLEDYKRIDFLNAYLSAILDAIEDGANVQGYNYWSLMDSFEWIVGYTAHFGLYHVDFNHPNRTRTPKIAAKVYAQICKTNTIDSSYRPTLNESQTNTMAQLPEVEAVGNSTSSAILFH; this is translated from the exons ATGGAGAAATTGTATCTGCATTTGATAACATTTTTGTGCATGATCGCGCTAAGTGTCTGCTTGTCAAC AGGCCCACCAGTGGAAccaaaaaaacgacaatttccTCACGGCTTCATTTGGGGCATCGGTTCGTCACCATATCAAATTGAGGGTGCTTGGAATGAATCTGGCAAAGGAGAATCAATTTGGGATCATCTAACACACAATTACCCGGAAAAAATTGCTGATCAGTCAAATGGGGATATTGCATGTGACAGCTATCATCag TGGCGTCGCGATGTACAAATGCTGCGTGACCTAAACGTACACGTGTATCGATTTTCGATCTCATGGCCCCGCATCTTGCCGGGCGGCTATATGAATAATGTCAACAGTGAAGGTATTCGCCACTACAATGATCTGATTAACGAGCTTCTGCACTATAATATTACACCAATGGTCACAATCTATCACTGGGATCTACCACAACGTTTACAAGAATTGGGTGGCTGGACCAATCCCGAAATTATACCAGTATTTAAAGATTATGCGCGTCTATTGTTCGAGATGTATGGCGATCGTGTAAAGATCTGGACAACGATCAATGAACCGACGTTTATATGTGAATATGGTTATAGTGTTGATTATATGGCGCCCTCCTATAATTATCCTGGAATTCCGAACTATTTGTGCGGACACTATTTACTAAAGGCACATGCCGAAGTGGTGCATATGTATCGTGACCACTATCAGGAAGTACAGAAGGGCAAAATCGGTTTTACTATGCACACATCGTATATGCAACCCAAAACGGATTCGGACGATGATCGCGAAGCATCTGAGCgtgctttgcaattctatttGGGCTGGTTTGCACATCCGATATTCTCGAAAAGTGGCAACTATCCGCAAATCATGATCGATCGCATAGGTAATTTTAGCAAACAACAAGGTTTCACTCGTTCACGTTTACCGGAATACACAGAGGAAGAAATAATTCGTATACGCGGAACTGCGGATTTCTTTGGCCTTAATACGTACACAACTAGCCGAGTGACGTTCAACGATCAAAACAATACTGCTAATTTTCCCGTGCCGTCATTCAGTCACGATATGGGCGTCGTCGAGGATGACGATCCCAACTGGCCCGATACGCAATCCCCAGTGTTTAAG GTCGTTCCCAGTGGCATGTACAGTTTACTAATGTGGATCGTGCGAGAATATGACAATCCGCCTATAATTGTGACTGAAAATGGCGTAAGCTACGAAAGCGACCTTGAGGATTACAAACGCATTGATTTTCTCAACGCCTATCTATCCG CCATTTTGGATGCCATTGAAGATGGTGCAAATGTACAGGGATACAATTATTGGAGCTTGATGGATAGTTTCGAGTGGATAGTTGGCTATAC AGCACATTTCGGTCTCTACCACGTGGACTTCAATCATCCGAATCGCACTCGTACGCCTAAGATCGCCGCCAAGGTCTACGCACAAATTTGCAAGACGAACACGATTGATTCGAGCTATCGGCCAACATTGAATGAATCCCAAACTAACACGATGGCACAGTTACCCGAAGTTGAGGCCGTTGGCAATTCTACATCGAGTGCGA TTCTTTTCCACTGA